ATCTCGGCCGCCGCGTCGGTGGCCAGTGGAGCGATGTCGACGGCGCCACCCACCGCCGCACCGGCCGCCGGCCACACGACCAGCGGCGGCGCGGCCGCCACCGGCGGCCCCGCGCCCCGCAGCCGGACGACCGTCGGCGGCAGGCGGATCGGCTGGCGGCGCGCCGCTCGCCGGCGCTCGCGCGCCGCCAGCGCCGCGCGCAGCGGGCGCCGAAGGCGCGCGGCGGCGCGGTCGACCAGCGCATCCAGTTCGTCGCGCGGAGCGGTGGCGGTCGCGACCGTCGCGACCGTCGCGCCGGTCTCCGGATCGCGGACGGACAGGTGCACGGCCACGGCCCCTCGCGACCCGCCGACGAGACGCCCGTCGACGACGAGCGCGACGTCGACGGGCACCGGATCGTCGAGCGACAGCGCACGCGCGCGGATGCCGGGCGCCCCGCCGAGCGCGCGCGCCAGCGCCGTCGCGGCGGCCCGGCTGTACAGCGACAGCGATCCGTCGGACACGGTGAACGGCAACACCGCGACGAGGTGGCGGGCGGGCGGGCGCGCGGCCGTGGCGCCCGCCGCGGGGGACGGCGGGACGGCCGGATCCCCTGCCGCCCGGCGCAACGGTGCGACGGTGGTGACGAGCGCGATCAGCGCGAGCGCGGCGGGGCGCGTCACTGGATCGGACTGTAGCACCGCCGCGATCGTGGCGGACGTCCGCTGCACCGGCGCCGTCACGGCGGCGTCGCCGGCGCCAACAGCGTGAACGCGCCGCCGGGTCCGGTCGCCGCCTCGGCGATCGGCGCGACGGCGGCGGATGCGCCGCACGCGCCGCACAACAGCCGCACGATGGCGCCTTCGACGCCTCCCGCGATCGCGGGGCTGGTGATCTCGCCCGTGATGGCGACGGCGGCCGGCACCGGAAGAGCGCCCAGGTCCACCGTCCCGGCCGCGGGCGCCGACAGCGCCGTGCGCCACGCGGCGGTGCGCGCGCCGGGCTGGGCCGGAACGACCAGCTCGTACTCGCCTCCCGGTGCGACCGCGAGCGAAACGCCACCGTCGGCCGCGACGACCGCCCGCGGCGTCGGCGCGGCGGCAGCGGCCAGCGGGCCGCGGGGCACCGCATACACGGTCGCGCCAGCCAGCGCCGGAGGCACGGCGGCGCGGACCTCGACCGGCGGGCCGACCACCAGCTCGCCGGGCGCCGGCTCGCCGGCGCGCAGGTCGACCGCCAGGATCGCCGCGGTCGCGGCGCCGCCCGCCGCATCCGCCGGCGCCACCACCGCAACCTGGTACAGCGCGGCGGGCAGGTCGACCGGCCCCACCGAACCAGCCGCATCGGCGACGGTGACGACACGGGCGACGCCGGCCGCCGTCAGCGGCTCGCCGCCGGCCGGCGTGACCGTACCGGCGTTGGCGATCGCGGCGGCCGTCCAGACGGCCGTCGCGCCGGCCAGCGGCGCGGTTCCGTCCGGCCCGACCAGCGCGAGCGTTTCCCGGCGCACGGCGGCGCCGGCGTAGCGGATCGCCAGTGGCGCCGCGGGCGACGCCACCAGCCCCGCGCTGTCCGGCAACTCGAGGACCGGGATCCCCGCGTCGGCCGGCACGACCGTCACCGCAGTCGCGCCGCCGGCGTGGACCCGCAGCGAGAATGCGCCGGCCGCGTCGGTCACGGCGACCGTCGACGGCACGCCGCCGACGGTGAGCGAAACGCGCGCGCCCGCGACCGGGCTGCCGTCCGCGCGGGTGACCGTGCCGGTGATGGTGTCGGCCGCGGGCACACTTCGGTCGCCGCCGATCGCGACCGCGTCGACGTCGCGCAGGGCGACGGGCGCGACGTCGGCCGCGGTCGGGACGACGAGCAGATCGTAGCGCATGGGTTGTATCGTCATCGAAAACGCGCCGTCTACGCCGGCGAACGCCTCGACGGGCGCGAGGGGGGCGGACGCGGACGGCACGGCGCGCACGTACGCGGCGAGCGGCTCACCAGCGGGTCCGAACAGGTGCCCGGCCGCGACGAGCCCGGGGTCGACGACCCGCGGGCCGATGTAGTAATCCGCGCCGGCGGCGACCGTGACGTTCTGCACCTGCGGCGGAATGCCCTGGTCGGGACGCGGGATGACGACGAGCCGGTAGCTGGCGGTCGCCGCGCCCGGGTCGACGACGTTGAAACGGGCGAGCGCACCGTCGCACGCGAGCGCGCCGACGC
This Deltaproteobacteria bacterium DNA region includes the following protein-coding sequences:
- a CDS encoding carboxypeptidase regulatory-like domain-containing protein, which gives rise to MTGRSIARLAAALVAAALAACAGDLASGPPDGGGATDAGTGTGDASPAYCQMVLSVSPTSPQTGQVVELTGTISAFGGTGVAEYEWRVTRGGAPVAVTPQDAAGSRVQFVAAAAGTYRAELDGRVGALACDGALARFNVVDPGAATASYRLVVIPRPDQGIPPQVQNVTVAAGADYYIGPRVVDPGLVAAGHLFGPAGEPLAAYVRAVPSASAPLAPVEAFAGVDGAFSMTIQPMRYDLLVVPTAADVAPVALRDVDAVAIGGDRSVPAADTITGTVTRADGSPVAGARVSLTVGGVPSTVAVTDAAGAFSLRVHAGGATAVTVVPADAGIPVLELPDSAGLVASPAAPLAIRYAGAAVRRETLALVGPDGTAPLAGATAVWTAAAIANAGTVTPAGGEPLTAAGVARVVTVADAAGSVGPVDLPAALYQVAVVAPADAAGGAATAAILAVDLRAGEPAPGELVVGPPVEVRAAVPPALAGATVYAVPRGPLAAAAAPTPRAVVAADGGVSLAVAPGGEYELVVPAQPGARTAAWRTALSAPAAGTVDLGALPVPAAVAITGEITSPAIAGGVEGAIVRLLCGACGASAAVAPIAEAATGPGGAFTLLAPATPP